In a single window of the Leisingera daeponensis DSM 23529 genome:
- a CDS encoding endonuclease/exonuclease/phosphatase family protein, with product MTRFTIASFNVKNLIGPEREYYRFQSYTPEEYAWKADWMADQLLTLNADIVGFQEIFDEAPLRQVITETDRRGAEANAASIPDPSKRYHRKAVFQKMDYGSYAEAELVFAANLNDTGEPGKRRPGLAVLSRLGFADDPEVIQDMDQPLDIPMACLGEEEDAGFYTLRRLSRPILKVRVPVGDQVITVFNCHLKSKLGEYIKPQGAPYPPETVLTAYDAAGRALGSLRAALRRMGEAWVLRRAVLDELEQGRPVMVLGDFNDGEHAVSSEIIAGEMPFTNYAWMLRHDARHSGDRYSAAEDEQIREDVDRVRLRSAGKMFMKRSLRDVVYTTAFGGVHESVDQIYMSRHFDPSWPGAVGEMQYYSVFNDHLTDGSHPEAPYNRPASDHAQIMAHMELRG from the coding sequence ATGACACGCTTCACCATCGCCTCGTTCAACGTCAAGAATCTGATCGGACCGGAGCGGGAATACTACCGCTTCCAAAGCTACACGCCGGAGGAATACGCCTGGAAGGCGGATTGGATGGCCGACCAGCTGTTGACGCTCAACGCCGATATCGTGGGGTTTCAGGAGATCTTTGACGAAGCGCCGCTGCGCCAGGTCATCACCGAAACCGACCGGCGCGGGGCAGAGGCCAACGCCGCCAGCATCCCCGACCCTTCCAAACGCTATCACCGCAAGGCGGTTTTTCAGAAGATGGATTATGGCTCTTACGCCGAAGCGGAACTGGTCTTTGCCGCCAACCTCAACGACACCGGCGAACCTGGCAAGCGGCGGCCCGGGCTGGCGGTGCTGTCGCGGCTGGGCTTTGCGGATGATCCCGAGGTGATCCAGGACATGGACCAGCCGCTGGACATCCCGATGGCCTGCCTGGGCGAGGAAGAGGACGCCGGTTTCTACACCCTGCGCCGGCTGTCGCGGCCGATCCTCAAGGTGCGGGTGCCGGTTGGGGATCAGGTGATCACCGTGTTCAACTGCCACCTGAAATCGAAGCTTGGCGAATACATCAAGCCTCAGGGCGCGCCCTATCCGCCCGAAACCGTGCTGACCGCCTATGATGCGGCAGGCCGGGCGCTGGGATCGCTGCGGGCGGCGCTCCGGCGGATGGGGGAGGCCTGGGTGCTGCGCCGTGCGGTGCTGGACGAGCTGGAGCAGGGGCGCCCGGTGATGGTGCTGGGGGATTTCAACGACGGCGAACATGCGGTCAGCAGCGAGATCATCGCCGGCGAGATGCCGTTCACGAACTACGCCTGGATGCTGCGCCATGACGCCCGGCACTCCGGCGACCGCTACAGCGCAGCGGAAGACGAACAGATCCGCGAGGACGTCGACCGGGTGCGGCTGCGCTCTGCCGGGAAGATGTTCATGAAAAGGTCATTGCGCGATGTGGTCTATACCACCGCCTTTGGCGGTGTGCATGAGAGTGTCGACCAGATCTACATGTCACGCCATTTCGACCCGTCTTGGCCCGGGGCGGTAGGAGAGATGCAGTACTACAGCGTTTTCAACGACCACCTGACCGACGGCAGCCACCCGGAGGCGCCTTACAACAGGCCAGCCTCCGATCACGCGCAGATCATGGCGCACATGGAGCTGCGCGGCTGA
- a CDS encoding threonine ammonia-lyase: MTSIAMIDAAAERLKGHARVTPLLSSPFLDEIAGRRVLVKAECLQHTGSFKFRGGWSAVSALPEETRKRGVIAYSSGNHAQGVAAAAKAHGVPAVIVMPADAPRLKIQNTRDLGAEVVLYDRAGGESREAVGAQYAEARGLTLIKPYDEPQVIAGQGTTGLEIAEQAAAEGVTQADVLVNCGGGGLSSGIALALEARAPGLRVRTVEPEGFDDVARSLAAGEICRNPSQSGSICDAILTPQPGEITFPILSRLCGPGLVITEDEAMRAMALAFLRLKIVLEPGGAASFAAALFHPGRVAGAAVIAVATGGNVDAELFREALSRYA; the protein is encoded by the coding sequence ATGACCTCAATTGCCATGATCGACGCCGCGGCGGAGCGGCTGAAGGGCCACGCCCGCGTCACCCCGCTTTTGTCCTCGCCGTTTCTGGACGAGATTGCCGGACGCCGCGTGCTGGTGAAGGCGGAATGCCTGCAGCACACCGGATCCTTCAAGTTCCGCGGCGGCTGGTCGGCGGTCTCGGCGCTGCCGGAAGAGACGCGCAAGCGCGGTGTCATTGCCTATTCCAGCGGCAACCATGCGCAAGGTGTCGCAGCCGCCGCCAAGGCGCATGGGGTGCCTGCCGTGATCGTGATGCCCGCCGACGCGCCCCGGCTGAAGATCCAGAACACCCGCGATCTGGGGGCCGAGGTGGTTCTGTATGACCGCGCGGGCGGCGAAAGCCGCGAGGCGGTGGGCGCGCAATACGCCGAAGCCCGCGGTTTGACCCTGATCAAACCCTATGATGAGCCGCAGGTGATTGCGGGCCAGGGCACTACGGGGCTGGAGATCGCGGAACAGGCTGCCGCCGAGGGCGTCACCCAAGCGGATGTGCTGGTCAATTGCGGCGGCGGCGGGCTGTCGTCGGGCATTGCGCTGGCGCTGGAAGCCCGCGCGCCGGGGCTGCGGGTGCGGACGGTGGAGCCGGAAGGCTTTGACGACGTGGCCCGGTCGCTGGCGGCGGGCGAGATCTGCCGGAACCCGAGCCAGTCCGGCTCGATCTGCGACGCGATACTGACACCGCAGCCGGGGGAGATCACCTTTCCCATTCTCAGCCGGCTGTGCGGGCCGGGCCTGGTAATTACCGAGGATGAGGCGATGCGGGCAATGGCCCTGGCCTTCCTGCGGCTGAAAATCGTGCTGGAACCCGGCGGCGCGGCCTCGTTTGCCGCGGCGCTGTTCCACCCCGGGCGGGTCGCCGGTGCCGCGGTGATTGCGGTTGCCACCGGCGGCAATGTGGATGCGGAGCTGTTCCGGGAGGCGCTCTCGCGCTATGCTTGA
- the pcaD gene encoding 3-oxoadipate enol-lactonase, with protein MQIADLGDVQLHYRVDGDPDGAPIVFANSLGTDLRVWDAVVDRLPAGLRIIRYDKRGHGLSSCPPAPYSMGALVRDAERLLDHLQVRDCMFVGLSIGGMITQGLAVKRLDQIRALVLSNTAAKIGTAEMWNERVQTVQSDGIEALADTVMERWFARSFRATPELQLWRNMLVQQSRDGYAGCCAAIAGTDFYTPTSGLRLPCLGIAGSEDGSTPPDLVRETVDLIPGSQFHLIRRAGHIPCVEQPDEYAERLSAFLRETGHIG; from the coding sequence ATGCAGATTGCAGACCTGGGCGATGTCCAGCTTCATTACCGCGTTGACGGGGACCCGGACGGCGCCCCCATCGTTTTTGCCAACTCGCTGGGGACCGACCTGAGGGTTTGGGATGCGGTGGTGGACCGGCTTCCCGCAGGCCTGCGCATCATCCGATATGACAAGCGCGGGCACGGGCTGTCCTCCTGCCCGCCCGCGCCCTATTCGATGGGGGCGCTGGTGCGCGACGCGGAGCGGCTGCTGGATCATCTGCAGGTGCGCGACTGCATGTTCGTGGGGCTGTCGATCGGCGGCATGATTACCCAGGGCCTTGCGGTGAAGCGCCTGGATCAGATCCGGGCGCTGGTGCTGTCGAACACCGCCGCCAAGATCGGCACTGCGGAGATGTGGAACGAGCGGGTTCAGACAGTTCAGTCCGACGGCATCGAAGCGCTGGCCGACACGGTGATGGAGCGCTGGTTTGCCCGCAGTTTCCGCGCCACGCCAGAGCTGCAGCTGTGGCGCAACATGCTGGTGCAGCAATCCCGCGACGGCTATGCCGGCTGCTGCGCGGCGATTGCCGGCACCGATTTCTATACCCCCACCAGCGGCCTGCGGCTGCCCTGTCTTGGCATTGCGGGCTCCGAGGACGGCTCCACCCCGCCCGACCTGGTGCGCGAGACGGTGGACCTGATCCCCGGCAGCCAATTCCACCTGATCCGGCGTGCGGGCCATATTCCTTGCGTCGAGCAGCCCGACGAATATGCAGAACGGCTGAGCGCATTTCTGAGGGAGACCGGGCACATTGGCTGA
- a CDS encoding alpha/beta fold hydrolase yields MAEVLLVHGSCHGAWCWHDVVPALEARGHTARTLTLPGHGDGRDPAAITLEETAEAVLAASAPDTIVLGHSWAGFPISAAAEIGPDRLRGLIYLCSYIPVSGLSLIDMRKAGPRQTLTGATTKNAAGTSYSFVAESAPELFYHDCPAETVAFALAHLCPQPIPPQDTPIRLGDRFEGVPKAYIRCTQDRVIPPEYQAQMAAQLPPHRVFDMNTSHSPFFADPEGLADLIGHIAKDF; encoded by the coding sequence TTGGCTGAGGTTCTTCTGGTTCACGGCTCCTGCCACGGCGCCTGGTGCTGGCACGATGTCGTTCCGGCCCTGGAGGCGCGCGGCCACACCGCCCGCACCCTCACCCTGCCCGGCCATGGCGACGGGCGCGATCCGGCGGCGATCACACTGGAGGAAACTGCTGAGGCGGTGCTGGCGGCCTCGGCACCTGACACCATCGTGCTGGGCCATTCCTGGGCCGGGTTTCCCATTTCCGCCGCAGCGGAGATAGGGCCTGACAGGTTGCGCGGCCTGATCTACCTCTGCAGCTATATTCCGGTCAGCGGCCTGTCCCTGATCGACATGCGCAAGGCGGGGCCGCGGCAGACGCTGACAGGCGCCACAACCAAGAACGCGGCCGGCACCAGCTACAGTTTCGTGGCGGAGAGCGCGCCGGAGCTGTTCTATCATGACTGCCCGGCTGAAACGGTGGCGTTCGCGCTGGCACACCTGTGCCCGCAGCCGATCCCGCCGCAGGACACGCCAATCCGCCTGGGCGACCGGTTCGAAGGTGTGCCCAAGGCCTATATCCGCTGCACGCAGGACCGGGTAATCCCGCCGGAATACCAGGCGCAGATGGCGGCGCAGCTGCCGCCGCACCGGGTCTTTGACATGAACACTTCCCATTCGCCCTTCTTTGCGGACCCTGAGGGGCTCGCGGATCTGATCGGGCACATCGCAAAGGACTTCTGA
- a CDS encoding class-II fumarase/aspartase family protein → MAGSVFDSQVYGGLFGCGEASRLFSDSAEVRAMLLVEGALAKAQGDAGMIPQESAAAIARAVVEIAVDPGVLKRPSTQNGVPVPGLVAAFREEMKAPEHAQYVHWGATSQDIMDSALMLRLRQVLALVEADVKAAAVSLGRLAQTHADLPMTARTYGQHATPTSFGAVAAAWGTPLLNLLEELPALRQSCLLVSLSGAAGTSGALGPKAAEVRAAMAKGLALQDPGRSWHSDRTPVLRIADWLQRVTLAFGKIGEDCIALVQSGISEISLGGAGASSTMPQKQNPVAPSVLAALARQGSGLFSVLQGASVQQHQRDGAAWFSEWMSLPQIVLGAASAAKTGKDLCAGLAPDPEAMAAALSCGLGMIHAEALSFALAEQMPRPDAQAAVKALCREAQSSQTPLRALVARDYPGLDAAALFDPAQQMGRAPWDALQFAKRAEELGNR, encoded by the coding sequence ATGGCAGGTTCGGTTTTTGACAGCCAGGTGTATGGCGGCCTGTTCGGCTGCGGCGAGGCCAGCCGCCTGTTTTCGGACAGTGCGGAGGTGCGCGCCATGCTGCTGGTCGAGGGCGCATTGGCCAAGGCGCAGGGCGACGCGGGCATGATCCCGCAGGAAAGCGCTGCCGCAATCGCCCGTGCGGTGGTGGAAATTGCCGTTGACCCCGGCGTGCTGAAACGGCCCAGCACGCAGAATGGCGTGCCGGTGCCGGGGCTGGTTGCCGCCTTCCGCGAGGAGATGAAAGCGCCGGAGCACGCGCAGTATGTGCATTGGGGCGCCACCTCGCAGGACATCATGGATAGCGCGCTGATGCTGCGGCTGCGCCAGGTGCTGGCACTGGTGGAAGCGGATGTGAAGGCCGCTGCGGTATCGCTTGGCAGGCTGGCCCAAACCCATGCGGACCTGCCGATGACCGCCCGCACCTATGGGCAGCACGCCACCCCCACCAGTTTCGGCGCGGTGGCAGCCGCCTGGGGCACCCCGTTGTTGAACCTGCTGGAGGAACTGCCCGCGCTGCGCCAGTCGTGCCTGCTGGTCTCCCTCTCGGGTGCGGCGGGCACGTCCGGCGCGCTGGGGCCGAAGGCAGCAGAGGTGCGCGCTGCGATGGCCAAGGGGCTGGCATTGCAGGATCCGGGACGCAGCTGGCACAGCGACCGCACGCCGGTCCTGCGGATCGCGGACTGGCTGCAGCGGGTGACGCTGGCCTTCGGCAAGATCGGCGAGGATTGCATTGCGCTGGTGCAAAGCGGCATTTCGGAGATTTCGCTGGGCGGTGCCGGGGCGTCCTCCACCATGCCGCAGAAGCAGAACCCGGTGGCGCCTTCGGTGCTGGCGGCGCTGGCGCGGCAGGGCAGCGGCTTGTTCTCCGTCCTTCAGGGGGCCTCGGTGCAGCAGCATCAGCGCGACGGGGCGGCCTGGTTCAGCGAATGGATGAGCCTGCCGCAGATCGTTCTGGGTGCGGCCAGCGCCGCAAAGACGGGCAAGGACCTGTGCGCGGGCCTGGCACCCGATCCGGAGGCAATGGCCGCCGCGCTGTCCTGCGGGCTGGGCATGATCCACGCAGAGGCGCTGAGCTTTGCCCTAGCAGAGCAGATGCCGCGGCCCGATGCGCAAGCGGCCGTAAAGGCGCTGTGCCGGGAAGCACAGTCCTCGCAGACACCGTTGCGGGCGCTGGTGGCGCGTGACTATCCCGGCCTGGACGCGGCGGCGCTGTTTGATCCGGCGCAGCAGATGGGCCGGGCGCCGTGGGATGCCTTGCAGTTTGCCAAACGGGCTGAGGAACTGGGCAACCGGTAA
- a CDS encoding Zn-dependent alcohol dehydrogenase → MQTIKAAVCHAFGAPLVIEEVLLAPPGMGEVEVTLDAVAICHSDISYSEGAWGGYLPAVYGHEAAGVITGLGGGVQGFAKGDSVVVTLIRSCGTCPSCASGRPVICETPYDGVNGPLKTAEGRPLEQAMACGAFAEKVVVDQRQIVKIPAEMGKDAAALMSCGVITGVGAAVNAAQLRAGQDVVVIGAGGVGLNAIQGARIAGARRIVAVDMSQEKLDIAKEFGATHGVLATEDKPWKAAFRALGGRGADAVLVTVGAIPAYEQAPRYLARGGRAVLIGMPHSGAKASYEPVVLAAVGQGLIGSKMGDVVIQRDIPWMVDLYQQGRLKLDELISGRWSLEQINEAIADTKTGSAKRNVIVFD, encoded by the coding sequence ATGCAAACCATCAAAGCCGCTGTCTGCCACGCGTTCGGAGCCCCGCTGGTGATTGAAGAGGTCCTGCTGGCACCGCCCGGCATGGGCGAGGTCGAGGTCACGCTGGACGCGGTCGCCATCTGCCACAGCGACATCTCCTATTCTGAAGGCGCCTGGGGCGGATATCTGCCTGCGGTCTACGGGCATGAGGCCGCCGGGGTGATTACCGGCCTTGGCGGGGGTGTGCAGGGGTTTGCCAAGGGCGACTCCGTCGTGGTCACCCTGATCCGCAGCTGCGGAACCTGCCCGTCCTGCGCAAGCGGCAGGCCGGTGATCTGCGAAACACCCTATGATGGTGTGAACGGCCCGCTGAAGACAGCCGAAGGCCGGCCGCTGGAACAGGCCATGGCCTGCGGTGCCTTTGCCGAGAAGGTGGTGGTGGACCAGCGCCAGATCGTGAAGATCCCGGCTGAAATGGGCAAGGACGCTGCGGCGCTGATGTCCTGCGGGGTGATCACCGGCGTCGGGGCGGCAGTCAACGCCGCCCAGCTGCGGGCCGGGCAGGACGTGGTGGTGATCGGTGCGGGCGGCGTAGGTCTCAACGCCATCCAGGGGGCCCGCATTGCCGGCGCCCGGCGCATCGTTGCGGTGGACATGAGCCAGGAGAAACTGGACATCGCCAAGGAGTTCGGCGCGACCCACGGCGTTCTGGCAACTGAGGACAAGCCGTGGAAAGCCGCATTCCGGGCGCTTGGCGGCCGCGGCGCGGATGCGGTGCTGGTCACAGTCGGCGCCATTCCCGCCTACGAGCAAGCCCCGCGCTATCTGGCGCGCGGCGGCAGGGCGGTGCTGATCGGCATGCCGCATTCCGGCGCCAAGGCCAGCTACGAGCCGGTGGTTCTGGCCGCCGTGGGACAGGGGCTGATAGGCTCCAAGATGGGGGATGTGGTGATCCAGCGGGACATTCCTTGGATGGTCGACCTCTACCAGCAGGGCCGGCTGAAACTCGATGAGCTGATCTCGGGCCGCTGGTCCCTGGAGCAGATCAACGAGGCCATTGCCGACACCAAGACTGGCTCTGCCAAGCGCAATGTGATTGTCTTTGACTGA